In Paenibacillus ihbetae, the following are encoded in one genomic region:
- a CDS encoding LTA synthase family protein codes for MLSFNARRDPRSRVACILHYRYTAYWIFLMLMMCKLVLFDDRLRLAQIQLDQADYVIAVGSLLLISFWTLWLPPKGRLVSLTLLNMLWTGILYADLVYYRYFDDFITVPVLLQAGQVSSLGDSIRSLTAPGDLFFFIDWLVMIPFTVLMLLRKKKSGEARGLSFAAELRQARRRRLVLRLISGSLALVLGLGMTLLPIKRASDTWAVGLFEGNWWNITLYNVTGLIGFHGYDLYRYGRDHVINQPKLAGTEIERIREWFEARRSTQPNAGGLFGKYKDSNVIMVQTEALMNFVIGQSVNGQEITPNINQLMKESLYFSNFYHQTGQGRTSDADFVTHSSLLPLPTGSVFTRYADRDFDTLPEILKDQGYSANVFHSYDASFWNRTTMYREMKYDHFYSKKDFVMNDVLGWSLSDKALFDQSLDYMKNIKQPFYSFLITLSSHHPYHLPEAERKLDIGGLEGTMLGDYLQSVHYVDAAFGELVEQMKEQGLWDNTILLIYGDHDNSIKEKEDYEQLLGRELSPLDMEQIMNQVPLLIHLPDGGSAGVYSEPSGMMNVAPSILHLLGIAADPYWIGGHLFGDEERLIPLRSGAFSDGKVFYLPSEAAGLQGGTCYDLTSRQPTDIQACSQGYEETQEMLQMSDQVIMYDMLRQFKASDPSATPEP; via the coding sequence TTGCTATCATTCAACGCCCGGCGCGACCCGCGAAGTCGGGTCGCCTGCATTTTACATTACCGATATACGGCATACTGGATATTTCTTATGCTTATGATGTGCAAGCTGGTTCTTTTCGACGACAGGCTTCGGCTGGCCCAGATCCAGCTTGATCAGGCGGACTATGTCATCGCGGTTGGCTCGCTGCTTCTCATCTCGTTCTGGACTCTGTGGCTTCCCCCTAAGGGAAGGCTTGTCTCCTTGACGCTGTTAAACATGCTGTGGACCGGCATCCTCTATGCGGACCTCGTGTACTACCGCTATTTTGACGATTTCATAACGGTGCCGGTGCTGCTTCAAGCCGGTCAGGTCAGCTCGCTGGGCGACAGCATCCGGTCCCTGACAGCCCCGGGTGATCTGTTCTTTTTTATCGATTGGCTGGTCATGATCCCGTTCACGGTCCTTATGCTGCTGCGTAAGAAGAAATCGGGAGAGGCACGCGGACTGTCGTTTGCAGCAGAGCTTCGGCAGGCGCGAAGAAGAAGGCTCGTCCTTCGGCTCATATCCGGATCGCTCGCTCTTGTCCTGGGTCTTGGCATGACCTTGCTGCCCATTAAACGGGCGTCGGATACGTGGGCGGTCGGCCTCTTCGAAGGCAACTGGTGGAATATCACGCTGTATAATGTTACCGGGTTGATCGGCTTTCACGGCTATGACCTGTATCGTTACGGCCGGGATCACGTTATCAATCAGCCTAAGCTCGCCGGGACGGAGATTGAGCGGATTCGGGAGTGGTTTGAGGCCAGGAGGTCCACGCAGCCGAATGCAGGCGGACTGTTCGGGAAGTATAAAGACAGCAATGTCATCATGGTTCAAACGGAGGCCTTGATGAACTTCGTGATCGGGCAATCCGTGAACGGACAGGAAATTACGCCGAATATCAACCAACTGATGAAGGAGAGTTTGTATTTCAGCAATTTTTATCATCAGACCGGGCAGGGACGAACCTCCGACGCCGACTTCGTGACGCACAGCTCGCTGCTGCCGCTGCCGACGGGCTCCGTATTTACCCGCTACGCGGACCGGGATTTCGATACCCTTCCGGAAATATTGAAGGACCAGGGCTATTCCGCCAACGTCTTTCACTCCTATGATGCAAGCTTCTGGAACCGGACGACGATGTACCGCGAGATGAAATACGACCATTTTTACAGCAAGAAGGATTTCGTGATGAACGATGTGCTGGGCTGGTCCCTGAGCGATAAAGCCTTATTCGACCAGTCGCTCGATTATATGAAGAATATCAAGCAGCCGTTCTATTCGTTTCTCATCACCCTGTCGAGCCATCATCCGTATCATCTCCCCGAAGCGGAGCGCAAGCTGGACATCGGCGGCCTCGAGGGAACGATGCTGGGGGATTATCTTCAGTCGGTCCATTACGTTGACGCTGCGTTCGGCGAGCTTGTCGAGCAGATGAAGGAGCAGGGCCTGTGGGATAACACCATCCTGTTAATCTATGGGGACCATGACAACTCCATCAAGGAAAAAGAGGACTACGAGCAATTGTTAGGCCGCGAGCTAAGTCCGCTTGATATGGAGCAGATCATGAATCAAGTGCCGCTGCTCATTCACTTGCCGGATGGCGGCAGCGCCGGTGTGTATTCGGAACCCTCCGGCATGATGAACGTGGCGCCTTCGATTCTCCACCTGCTAGGGATAGCGGCAGACCCTTATTGGATCGGCGGGCATCTGTTCGGTGACGAAGAGCGGCTGATCCCGCTGCGCAGCGGGGCGTTTTCCGACGGGAAGGTGTTCTATCTGCCATCCGAGGCCGCCGGGCTTCAGGGAGGCACGTGCTATGACCTGACGAGCCGTCAGCCGACCGATATTCAGGCTTGCAGCCAGGGGTACGAGGAAACGCAGGAAATGCTGCAAATGTCGGATCAGGTGATCATGTATGATATGCTCCGACAATTTAAAGCTTCGGATCCTTCGGCAACCCCCGAGC
- a CDS encoding THUMP domain-containing class I SAM-dependent RNA methyltransferase — protein MPRLQLIATAPMGLEAIVARELKELGYTDMEVENGRVTFSGDLIDICRCNLWLRTSDRILVKMGEFKAMTFDELFEGTKALPWEQWIPARGEFPVEGRSHKSQLSSVPACQGIVKKAIVEKLKLSHRTEWFPEDGPRYVIEVSLLKDRALLTLDTTGPALHKRGYRKLVTEAPLKETMASALLQISRWGPHRPLYDPCCGSGTILIEAAMQAWNIAPGLRRSFPSEHWDIIGDKLWEAAREEAFDAITDDIPLHIAGSDIDPKAIEVAKAAAKSAGLAGEIDFKILPAAKALPEGEFGCIITNPPYGERLSEKPEVERLIRQLGTMTGALPTWSFFALSPTKQFEHYFGRKADKRRKLYNGRIECQYYQYLGPLPPRKSAPEQSLS, from the coding sequence ATGCCTCGATTACAATTGATCGCAACCGCCCCTATGGGCCTTGAAGCTATTGTCGCACGGGAACTGAAGGAGCTCGGGTATACCGATATGGAAGTAGAGAACGGAAGAGTGACCTTCTCCGGCGACCTGATCGATATTTGCCGCTGCAATCTGTGGCTCCGGACATCCGACCGCATCTTGGTGAAAATGGGCGAATTCAAAGCGATGACCTTTGACGAGCTCTTTGAGGGGACGAAGGCGCTCCCTTGGGAGCAGTGGATTCCCGCGCGCGGGGAATTCCCGGTTGAAGGACGCTCCCATAAATCCCAGCTGAGCAGCGTTCCGGCCTGCCAAGGGATCGTCAAGAAGGCGATCGTGGAGAAGCTGAAGCTGTCGCACCGTACCGAGTGGTTTCCCGAAGATGGTCCCCGGTACGTCATCGAAGTGTCGCTGCTGAAAGACCGCGCTTTATTAACGCTCGATACGACGGGACCGGCTCTGCATAAACGCGGATACCGCAAGCTGGTGACCGAGGCGCCCCTAAAGGAAACGATGGCGTCCGCCCTCCTGCAGATCAGCCGCTGGGGTCCCCACCGTCCGCTGTATGACCCGTGCTGCGGCTCCGGTACTATTCTGATTGAAGCCGCTATGCAGGCTTGGAATATCGCGCCGGGTCTGCGCCGCTCGTTCCCTTCCGAGCACTGGGATATCATCGGGGATAAGCTGTGGGAGGCGGCCAGGGAAGAAGCGTTCGATGCCATAACCGACGACATCCCGCTTCACATCGCGGGAAGCGATATCGATCCGAAGGCGATCGAAGTGGCCAAGGCGGCAGCCAAAAGCGCCGGACTTGCCGGCGAGATCGACTTTAAGATTCTCCCTGCCGCCAAAGCGCTGCCTGAAGGAGAATTCGGCTGCATCATCACGAATCCTCCGTATGGCGAACGCTTGAGCGAGAAGCCGGAGGTAGAGCGGCTGATCCGCCAATTGGGCACGATGACCGGGGCGCTCCCGACATGGTCCTTCTTCGCGCTCAGCCCCACCAAGCAGTTCGAGCATTATTTCGGCCGCAAGGCGGACAAGCGGCGCAAGCTGTATAACGGGCGGATCGAATGCCAGTACTATCAGTACTTGGGCCCGTTACCTCCGCGTAAGTCTGCGCCTGAACAATCATTAAGCTGA
- a CDS encoding O-methyltransferase: MLTTPDDYVNQLYPEDDELKQVLQAIREKGMPEVSVAPAYGRLLTLLVQTSGARSILEIGALGGYSGICLCRGLPADGRLTSLELKEEYAQLAGSHLDKAGFKDRVEYRIGPAADSLAELKREGKTFDFFFIDADKENYPLYLDYAIELANPGALIAGDNCFLRGRTLNSDKNGPSVQAVRRFNERIATDDRLVSTLLPAYDGLILARVK, translated from the coding sequence TTGCTGACGACCCCTGACGATTATGTTAATCAATTATATCCCGAAGATGACGAGCTCAAGCAGGTTTTGCAAGCCATTAGGGAGAAAGGGATGCCCGAGGTATCCGTAGCCCCCGCATACGGCAGGCTGCTGACACTGCTCGTGCAGACTTCAGGCGCGCGCAGCATACTGGAGATCGGCGCGCTCGGCGGCTACAGCGGCATTTGCCTCTGCCGGGGTCTTCCGGCTGACGGCAGGCTCACCTCGCTCGAGTTGAAGGAGGAGTATGCGCAGCTGGCCGGCAGTCATCTGGATAAGGCGGGCTTTAAGGATCGGGTGGAATACCGGATCGGTCCTGCGGCGGACAGTCTGGCCGAGCTGAAGCGGGAAGGGAAGACGTTTGATTTTTTCTTCATCGATGCCGATAAAGAGAATTACCCGCTGTATCTGGATTATGCCATCGAGCTGGCGAATCCGGGGGCGCTGATCGCAGGGGATAACTGCTTCCTGCGCGGAAGAACGCTGAATTCGGATAAAAACGGGCCGTCGGTGCAGGCCGTACGCCGCTTTAATGAGCGGATCGCGACGGACGACCGTCTTGTGAGCACGCTGCTCCCTGCCTATGACGGTCTTATTTTGGCGCGTGTAAAGTAA
- a CDS encoding MFS transporter, which yields MSTLNRWKINLIVLWFGQFLVNSGMTMITPFLTLYLAQDLNVTGEREIGVWAGLIFAANFLTSFIFQPIWGKVADKYGRKLMLLRSGFGMAIVIGCMGFATHPWHLLALRLLNGTISGFNPAAISLVSGTTPKNRMGFAMGIMQSGQVAGTILGPLIGGVMANWVGYRPIFFITGGLIFAASLLALFLVKEKFDREEAAQTPQVSVIGGLKELSHIPQLPALFAVTFLLQFAMISPMSLLPLYVQKLHGTAENIAIWAGFVVAVTGLSNMIASPILGRLSDKVGAHRILTYALIGTGLTLIPQAFVQSVWQLILVRFMMGVFMGGLLPSVNALIRSYTPDGMESRSFGFNTSSLALGNMLGAVIGGFLAGFIGIEGLFITSGCLLIINMLWVRRKLFAGKPAPKFR from the coding sequence GTGAGCACATTGAACCGTTGGAAAATCAATCTCATTGTGCTTTGGTTCGGGCAGTTTTTGGTCAACTCCGGGATGACGATGATCACCCCGTTCCTGACACTGTATTTGGCGCAGGACCTTAACGTCACGGGGGAGAGGGAGATTGGCGTATGGGCAGGACTCATATTCGCAGCCAACTTCCTGACCTCATTTATTTTTCAACCGATCTGGGGCAAGGTGGCCGACAAGTACGGCCGCAAGCTGATGCTGCTTCGTTCGGGGTTCGGCATGGCGATCGTCATCGGCTGCATGGGCTTTGCCACCCACCCATGGCATCTGCTGGCCCTGCGGCTGCTGAACGGGACGATTTCCGGCTTCAACCCGGCGGCGATTTCGCTTGTGTCGGGCACCACGCCGAAGAACCGGATGGGCTTTGCCATGGGCATCATGCAATCCGGACAAGTTGCCGGAACGATCCTCGGCCCCTTGATCGGCGGCGTCATGGCCAACTGGGTCGGATACCGACCGATCTTCTTCATTACGGGCGGCCTTATATTTGCTGCTTCACTGCTTGCGTTGTTTCTGGTTAAGGAAAAATTCGACCGGGAGGAAGCCGCGCAAACGCCCCAGGTATCGGTTATCGGCGGCCTGAAGGAGCTCAGCCATATTCCGCAGCTTCCGGCTCTGTTCGCCGTTACGTTTCTGCTGCAGTTCGCGATGATCAGTCCGATGTCGCTCTTGCCGCTGTATGTTCAGAAGCTTCACGGCACGGCCGAGAATATCGCGATATGGGCCGGCTTCGTCGTTGCGGTTACCGGCTTGTCCAACATGATTGCCTCTCCGATCCTCGGCAGGCTCAGCGACAAGGTCGGAGCACACCGGATATTGACGTACGCCTTGATCGGGACCGGGCTCACCTTGATCCCGCAGGCCTTCGTACAGTCTGTGTGGCAGCTGATTCTGGTGCGGTTCATGATGGGTGTCTTTATGGGCGGACTCCTGCCGAGCGTCAATGCGCTGATCCGTTCGTACACGCCGGACGGGATGGAGAGCCGTTCGTTCGGCTTCAACACAAGCTCGCTCGCCCTCGGCAATATGCTGGGCGCCGTCATCGGCGGATTTTTAGCCGGGTTTATCGGGATCGAGGGATTGTTCATCACTTCCGGCTGCCTGCTGATCATCAATATGCTGTGGGTAAGAAGGAAGCTGTTTGCGGGCAAGCCTGCTCCGAAATTCCGGTAG
- the hemE gene encoding uroporphyrinogen decarboxylase, producing the protein MTYNDQFIRACRKQDITHVPVWYMRQAGRYDPEYRKIKEKYSLLEICSQPELAAEVTLMPVRKLGVDAAILYSDIMNPVASIGVDFDIVKNIGPVIDQPIRTAADVEKLRPIDVEGDLGHVLETIRILDRELEVPLITFAGAPFTIASYLIEGRPSKNYLRTKELMYSEPKVWFSLMDKLGDMVIAYLRAHVNNGGKAFQLFDSWVGALSPQDFRTFVLPTIERIFAELADLNVPKIYFPGVSSGELLPTLTDLRADVIGLDWRVSISEGRRRLGGKYAVQGNLDPTVLTGPMPLIQQYAKEIIDQGIQEPGFVFNLGHGLFPEASLEKLRELTSYIHEYSAQALKTAAQRA; encoded by the coding sequence ATGACCTACAACGATCAATTTATCCGCGCATGCCGCAAGCAGGATATCACCCATGTTCCGGTATGGTATATGCGGCAGGCCGGGCGCTATGACCCGGAGTACCGAAAGATTAAAGAGAAATACTCCCTTCTGGAAATTTGCAGCCAGCCCGAGCTTGCGGCTGAAGTAACGCTGATGCCGGTACGGAAGCTCGGTGTCGATGCGGCGATTCTATATTCCGACATCATGAATCCGGTTGCTTCGATCGGGGTCGACTTTGATATTGTGAAAAATATCGGTCCCGTTATCGATCAACCGATACGTACTGCAGCCGATGTCGAGAAGCTCCGCCCGATTGATGTGGAGGGCGATCTCGGACATGTGCTGGAAACGATCCGAATCTTGGACAGAGAGCTGGAGGTGCCGCTCATTACGTTTGCGGGCGCGCCGTTTACGATTGCCAGCTATTTGATCGAAGGAAGACCTTCGAAAAATTATCTGCGGACGAAAGAGCTCATGTACAGCGAGCCGAAGGTATGGTTCTCCTTGATGGACAAGCTCGGCGATATGGTCATCGCTTATCTAAGAGCGCATGTGAACAATGGCGGCAAGGCGTTCCAGCTGTTCGACAGCTGGGTCGGCGCCCTGTCTCCTCAGGATTTCCGCACCTTCGTCCTGCCGACGATCGAACGGATTTTTGCGGAGCTGGCGGATTTGAACGTGCCTAAAATTTATTTTCCCGGCGTCAGCTCCGGAGAACTTCTGCCTACGCTGACTGATCTCCGCGCCGACGTCATCGGCCTCGATTGGAGAGTGTCCATTAGCGAAGGGCGCCGCCGCTTGGGCGGTAAATATGCCGTTCAAGGCAATCTCGATCCGACCGTGCTGACCGGGCCGATGCCGCTGATTCAGCAGTATGCGAAAGAAATCATTGATCAAGGGATTCAAGAGCCCGGCTTTGTGTTTAACCTGGGGCATGGACTGTTTCCGGAAGCTTCGCTGGAGAAGCTGCGCGAGCTGACCTCCTACATCCATGAATACTCGGCGCAGGCATTAAAGACCGCCGCACAGCGAGCTTAG
- the hemH gene encoding ferrochelatase, translating into MKNKIGVLVMSYGTPESMEGIESYYTHIRRGNKPSEEQLRELTERYEAIVGGVFPLRENTDRQVRTLQDTLNVDPRATDVEFVCYQGLKHAAPYIEDGVEKMVQDGITKAVGIVLAPHYSTMSIGSYVKRAKAKADELGLDISFVESYHLHPKLIEAFADRVSAKLNQFEEAGANRDSVRVLFSAHSLPERILSMGDPYQDQLLETSKAVAEKAGVKHWQFTWQSAGRTAEPWLGPDILDTLQTLNKEEQVEDVLVAPVGFVSDHLEVLYDLDIEAKSIAKEMDMRLERIDSLNSDPLYMEALSDSIITLLKL; encoded by the coding sequence ATGAAGAATAAAATTGGCGTGTTGGTCATGTCCTACGGAACGCCGGAAAGCATGGAAGGAATCGAAAGCTATTATACCCATATCCGCCGGGGAAATAAGCCTTCCGAGGAGCAGCTGCGCGAGCTGACGGAACGCTACGAGGCCATCGTCGGGGGCGTATTCCCGCTCCGCGAGAATACCGACCGGCAGGTCCGCACGCTGCAAGACACGCTGAACGTGGATCCCCGCGCGACGGATGTCGAATTCGTATGCTATCAGGGGCTGAAGCATGCCGCTCCGTATATTGAAGACGGCGTGGAGAAGATGGTGCAGGACGGGATTACGAAAGCGGTTGGAATCGTCCTTGCGCCCCATTATTCTACGATGAGCATCGGCTCCTACGTGAAGCGGGCGAAGGCGAAAGCCGACGAGCTGGGTCTCGACATTTCGTTCGTGGAGAGCTATCATCTGCATCCGAAGCTGATCGAGGCATTTGCGGACCGGGTATCGGCAAAGCTGAACCAGTTCGAGGAAGCTGGAGCGAACCGGGACAGCGTGCGCGTGCTGTTCAGCGCCCACAGCCTTCCGGAACGGATTCTCTCCATGGGCGATCCTTACCAGGATCAATTGCTGGAGACATCGAAGGCTGTAGCGGAGAAGGCCGGCGTGAAGCATTGGCAATTCACTTGGCAAAGCGCGGGACGGACGGCAGAGCCATGGCTTGGCCCGGACATTCTGGATACGCTCCAGACGCTGAATAAAGAGGAGCAGGTCGAGGACGTGCTTGTCGCTCCTGTCGGCTTCGTCTCGGACCATCTCGAGGTGCTCTATGATCTGGATATCGAAGCGAAGAGCATTGCGAAAGAAATGGATATGCGGCTCGAGCGGATCGATTCCTTGAACAGCGATCCGCTGTATATGGAGGCGCTCAGCGATTCCATCATTACCCTTCTGAAGCTGTAA
- a CDS encoding CapA family protein, whose product MHLSRSERSKAKKKARKQRSGQVWLILNLCLIVMIAALLIYYFNFKQHDPAGGTAYPDQAGIGMEGGREADPGSGKGAGSGSFDTGELEDPEEIPVAEIEEVRDSGEEERIVLHFAGDSLFSGKVENALKQHGYDYPYRHLGTAFLDDDLTVLNLETPVTTRGVAAANKQFVFKSSPDVLPALRAAGVEAVNLANNHILDQGQEGLLDTLKHLDDHEIRYVGAGKNEKEAFAAQYFELKGMTVALLGFSRVLPETTWYALENRPGVAGAYDHVLPKAVEAIAAARQKADIVIVIPHWGQELHKTPDANQINLSRAFIEAGADLIIGGHPHVLQGLEQYKGKWIAYSTGNFIFTKSSNADTWKTAVFKASCDKQGACDIKLTPYRTEIGQVIPLEGKEAEAVLKEVQSRSIGGVTVTPQGEVIPGTAKEI is encoded by the coding sequence ATGCATCTGTCACGATCGGAGAGAAGCAAGGCCAAGAAGAAGGCCCGTAAGCAGCGGAGCGGACAGGTATGGTTGATCCTTAATCTATGCCTGATCGTGATGATCGCTGCTCTGCTGATCTATTATTTTAATTTTAAGCAGCACGACCCGGCCGGGGGAACGGCCTATCCGGATCAGGCGGGCATCGGCATGGAAGGCGGCAGGGAAGCGGACCCGGGATCCGGGAAGGGCGCTGGCTCCGGCTCGTTCGATACCGGCGAATTGGAGGATCCCGAGGAGATTCCGGTTGCAGAAATAGAGGAGGTGCGTGATTCCGGCGAGGAGGAGCGGATCGTTCTGCATTTTGCCGGGGACAGCTTATTCTCGGGCAAAGTGGAGAACGCCCTTAAGCAGCATGGCTATGATTATCCGTACCGGCATCTCGGCACGGCGTTTCTGGACGATGATCTGACCGTCCTCAACCTGGAGACTCCGGTGACAACGCGAGGCGTCGCCGCCGCGAATAAACAATTCGTGTTCAAGTCATCGCCGGATGTGCTGCCTGCGCTGCGGGCTGCCGGGGTCGAGGCTGTAAATCTGGCCAATAACCACATCCTGGACCAGGGTCAGGAAGGGCTGCTGGATACGCTCAAGCACCTGGACGACCACGAGATACGCTATGTAGGGGCCGGCAAGAATGAAAAAGAAGCCTTTGCGGCACAGTATTTCGAGCTTAAAGGAATGACGGTGGCACTTCTCGGCTTCAGCCGCGTGCTGCCCGAAACGACCTGGTATGCGCTGGAGAACCGGCCCGGGGTTGCCGGTGCTTATGATCATGTTCTGCCGAAAGCGGTTGAAGCTATCGCCGCGGCAAGGCAGAAGGCCGATATCGTCATCGTGATTCCGCATTGGGGGCAGGAGCTGCATAAGACGCCGGATGCGAACCAGATCAATCTGTCCCGCGCCTTCATCGAAGCAGGCGCGGACCTGATCATCGGCGGCCACCCGCATGTGCTGCAGGGACTGGAGCAATATAAAGGAAAATGGATTGCGTACAGCACGGGCAATTTTATTTTTACCAAATCCTCCAATGCCGATACGTGGAAGACCGCGGTCTTTAAAGCCTCCTGCGACAAGCAGGGTGCATGCGACATCAAGCTGACGCCATACCGGACGGAAATCGGACAGGTCATTCCGCTCGAAGGCAAGGAGGCAGAGGCGGTGCTGAAGGAAGTTCAGTCCCGGTCGATCGGCGGCGTTACCGTTACGCCTCAAGGGGAAGTTATCCCGGGAACGGCCAAGGAAATCTAA